The genomic window CCGACGGCGGCCGGGACCAGCACGTCGGCGGAGAGCCAGCCGTGCTCGGGCCCGGAGATGATCGCGTACACGACGGCCGACATGCCGATCGTGGAGAGCAGCGCGCCGAGCAGGTCGGGCCGGTCGCCCTGGGGGTTCTTCGACTCGGGGACGAGCTTCAGGACGGCGGCCAGGCCGATGACCGCGACCGGGAGGTTGATCAGGAAGATCATGCCCCACCAGAAGTGTTCGAGGATGACGCCGCCGATGAGCGGTCCCGCGGCGAAGCCCAGCGAACTGACAGTCGCCCAGAGCGCGATCGCCCTGACCCGCTCCTTCTCGTCGAAGATCTGCATGACCACGGCGAGGGTGGTCGTCATCAGGAGCGCGCCGCCGACACCCATGCCCGCGCGGGCGGCGATGAGCTGCCCGGAGTCCTGGGCGAGCCCCGCGGCGAGCGAACCGAGCCCGAAGAGGGCGAGCCCGATGGCGAGCATCTTCTTGCGGCCGTAGCGGTCGGCGGCGTTGCCCGCGGTGAGCAGCAGGCCCGACTGGACGAGCGAGTACGCGTTGATCATCCACTGGATGTCGGCGGTGGTGGCGTCGAGCTCCCGGGTGAGGGAGGGGATCGCGACGCTGAGGACGGTGTTGTCGAGCAGCACCGTGAGCTGGGCCAGGCAGATCACGCCGAGGATCAGCCAGCGCTGCGGGTGGCTGCCGGCGGGGGTGTGCTCCGCCGGCTGGTTGTCCGTGGTCGTGGCCGTCACGACGGCTCCTTGTACGGTGTACGGGATGCGGTCTCGTACACCGTACAAGGATTTCTTGTACGGTGTAGAGGATTACTGCCCGGCAGCCGTCAAGTCGTAGAGGGTGGTGCCGCCCACGGTGATCCGGGTGAAGTTCTCCTCGACCCAGGCGGAGATCTCGCTGCTGGTGCCCCCGCCGGGGCCGCCGCCCTGGCCGGCGCCCTCGCCACCGCCCTGGCCGCCGCCCTGGCCGCCGCTCGCGATGAAGTAGTGGATCTTCCCTGTGGCGACGTACTGCTTGAACTGGGCGAGGGTCGGGGACGGGTCACTGCCGTTGAAGCCTCCGATCGCCATCACCGGCAGCCCGGTGGCGAGCTGGTGACTCGCGGCGTTCTGGGAGCCGACGGCGGCTGCGGCCCAGGTGAAGTCGGAGGCGTTCCGCTTGAGCTCGGCCGCGACCGCGGTGCTGACGTCGGGCCCGTTGAGGAGTCCGCCCATGCCGCCGGTGCCGGCGGGGCGTTCGACCGCGCCCTGGCCGGGCGCCTGACCTCGACCCTGGCCCTGGCCCATGGGAGGCATCTGGCCCTGGCCCTGGCCCTGGCCCTGGCCCTGGGAGGGTGCCTGCCCCTGGCCCATGCCGGGCGGCATCATGCGCGCCCCGCCGCCACCCCCGGGGCGTCCGCCGCCGCCCGGACCGCCCCGTGTCGACGCCGGACCCGCCGTCACGATCGAGCCCTGGTGTCCGGTGTCCACCGTGGAGAGGGTGTACGCGACCGGCCCGGCGACCGCCGCGGCCAGACCGAGGCCCGCCGCACCGAGGGCGAGCCGCCCCGCGAACGGCAGCCCGATCGCCGCCATGAGCCCGCAGACCAGCACCGCCGTGCCCAGCCAGGGCACGAAGTCCTGCGCGCGCCCCAGCAGTACGTACGCCCAGACCGCCGTCGCCGCCGCCGCGGCCGCCAGCGCCGCGCGGGCCGCGATGTGCGCGCGCTCCTCCCACAGCACGGTGGCGCCCATGCCGACGAGGGCGGCGATGTACGGGGCGAGGGCGACCGTGTAGTACTCGTGGAAGATTCCGGCCATGAAGCTGAAGACCGCGAGGGTCGTCAGCAGCGAACCGCCCCACACGAGGAAGGCGGCGCGTGCCGTGTCCGTCCTCCTGGCCCTCCGGGTGACGACCAGCCCGGCGACCAGCAGGAGCAGCGCGGCGGGCAGCAGCCAGGAGATCTGGCCGCCGACGCTGTCGCCGAACATCCGCCCGATACCGGTCTCGCCCCAGCCGCCGCCCTGCCGGCCACCGCCGCCACCGCCACCGCCACCGCCACCACCACCGACGCTGCCGGTCTCGTTGCCGTTGATCCTCCCGAGGCCGTTGTAGCCGAAGGTGAGCTCCAGGAAGCTGTTGTTCTGCGACCCGCCGATGTACGGGCGTGAGGAGGCGGGCCACAGCTCGACGATCGCCACCCACCAGCCGCCGGACACGATCAGCGCGACGCCCGCGAGGGCGAGTTGGCCGAGCCGTCGGCGTACCGTCGTGGGCGCGCACACCGCGTGGACGAGCGCGAGCGGCGGCAGGATCAGGAACGCCTGGAGCGTCTTGGTCAGGAACGCGAACCCGACGGCGACGCCCGCCCACACCAGCCACTTCGTCCGCGCGCCTTCGAGCGCGCGCAGCACGCAGTAGACGGTGACGGTCATCAGCAGCGTGAGCAGCGCGTCAGGGTTGTTGAACCGGAACATCAGCGCGGCGACCGGCGTGCACGCAAGCACCGCCCCCGCGATCAGCCCGGCGGCGGCGCTGAACCGCCTGCGCACCGCCGCGTACACGACGGCGACCGTCGCCACGCCCATCAGCGCCTCGGGCACGAGGATCTGCCACGAGCCGAGTCCGAAGAGGCGCACCGACAGGGCCATCGGCCACAGCGCGGCGGGCGGCTTGTCGACGGTGATGGAGTTCGCCGCGTCCGACGAGCCGAAGAAGAACGCCTTCCAGCTCTCACTGCCGGCCTGAACGGCGGCTGAGTAGAAGGAGTTGGCGTATCCGGAGGCGCTGAGGTCGTAGAGGTACAGCATCCCGGTGAGCACGAGCAGCCCGAGGAACGCGGGCCGCACCCACGCGGCGTCCTCGGTCCGCCCCCGCCACCACCGTGTGCCCCATCCAGCGCGATGTCGCGCACCGGGCGCACCGGGCGCGCCGGCCGCCGTCTCGGCAGGCCCGCCGGCAAGCGTGTCAGCGGGCGTCTCAGTAGGCGAGTCAGCAGGCGGCTCGGCCACGGGTGGCAGGCCGGTGGGCCGAGCGTGTGGAGTCGTCGTCATCGTCCGGTCCTCGTCGTGGTGGTCATGGCCGCGGTCGGCTCGCCGTCGAAGGGGACGGCGCCCGGCGCCGGGCCGGCGGCAGGGGTGTCGCCGCGCTGGTCCGGGAAGACCCAGGCGCGGAAGAGCAGGAAGCGCAGCACCGTCGCCGCGAGGTTGGCGACGATCAGGACCGCCAGCTCCGCGCCGTGGGACGGTTCGCCGTACGCGGCGGCGTCGAGGGCGGCGAGGGAGCCGCTCGTCAGGGCGAGTCCGATCGCGAAGACCACCAGCCCCTGGGCCTGGTGGCGGACCGCGCGCTCACGGCCGCGGACGCCGAAGGTGAGCCGGCGGTTGGCCGCGGTGTTGGCGACCGCCGAGACCAGCAGCGCCGCCGCGTTCGCCGCCTGCGGCCCGACGCCCGCCCGGAAGGCGGAGTACAGCAGCAGGTAGAAGAGCGTGGACAGCGCGCCGACCACGCAGAAGCCGACGAGTTGCCGGGCGAGCCCGCCCGGCACTCCGCTCAGCCGCCGGTCCCTCGGATCGTCGCCGAACGGCCGGGCGAGCCGGTCCAGCGGCAGCGCGCCGACGGCCAGCGCCCGCCCCACCCGCCATACTCCTTTGAGGTCCTCGACCGCCGTACGCACGAGGTGCACCGACGAGTCGGGGTCGTCGACCCAGTCCACCGGCACCTCGTGGATCCGCAGGCCCGCCCGCTCCGCGAGGACCAGCAGCTCCGTGTCGAAGAACCACCCGGTGTCCTCGACCATCGGAAGCAGCCGCTCCGCCACATCACGCCGTATCGCCTTGAACCCGCACTGAGCGTCCGAGAAGCGCGCCGCCAGGGACCCGCGCAGGATGAGGTTGTAGGCGCGCGAGACGAACTCCCGCTTCGGGCCCCGCACCACGCGCGACGCGCGGGCCAGCCGGGACCCGATCGCCAGGTCCGAGTGCCCGGAGATCAGCGGTGCGACCAGCGGCAGCAGGGCGTTGAGATCGGTGGACAGGTCCACGTCCATGTACGCGAGCACGGGCGCGTCGGACGCGCCCCACGCGGTCCGCAACGCCCGCCCGCGCCCCTTCTCCTCCAGCCGGTAGGCCCGTACCGCCGGGAAAGCCGCGGCGAGCGCCGCCGCCACCTCCGGCGTGCGGTCCGTACTCGCGTTGTCCGCGACGGTGATCCGGAAGGTGTACGGGAACGTGCGCGCCAGATGGCCGTGGAGCCGCCGCACGCACGGCTCCAGGTCCTTCTCCTCGTTGTGGACGGGAATGACGACGTCGAGTACGGGCCTGCCCGCCATGCTCGCGGGCAGATGCTCCCGCGTCGGCAAGGTGCCCGCTGCAGTGTCGGTTCGCATGCCCCGACTCTCACCGGGCCGGCTGTCACGCCTGTGTGGTGAGCCTGTGCCCCGCCTGTGAGTCGTGCGAGCCGTGTGGTTCGCGCGGATCGCGTGAGCCGTACGAGTCGAGCGAGCCGTGTGAGTCGAACGAGCCGGGCGAGCCGTGTGAGTCGGGTGAGCCCGCCGGCAGTCGTACGGAGAAGACCGTGCGGCCCGGCACGCTCTCCACGCCCACCGCCCCGCCGTGCGCGGCGACGACGGCCTGCACGATCGCGAGCCCCAGCCCGGTGCTCCCCGCGTGGCGCGAGCGCGACGCGTCCCCGCGCGCGAAGCGTTCGAAGACATGCGGAAGCAGCGCCGGCGGGATGCCCGGGCCGTCGTCCCTGATCTCGACCACGACCGATGGCCCCTGCCGCCGGATCCCCGCGGTCACGGTCGTCCCCGGCGGGGTATGCGTACGGGCGTTCCCCAGCAGATTGACCAGCACCTGGTGGAGCCGGGCCCCGTCGCCCCGTACGGTCACCGGCTCGTCCGGCAGCTCCAGCCGCCACACCCGGTCCCGCCCGGCGACGCGGGCATCGCCGACCGCGTCCACGACGAGCAGGGACAGGTCCGTGCTCTCGTACGACAGCGGGCGTCCTGCGTCGAGCCGTGCGAGCAGCAGCAGGTCCTCCACAAGACCGGTCATCCGGTCCGCTTCCGCCTCGATCCGCCCGAGCGCGTGCCGGGTGTCGGGCGCTGCCGCTTCCCGGCCGCGGCGGGTGAGTTCGGCGTACCCGCGGATCGACGCCAGCGGTGTGCGCAGCTCATGGCTGGCGTCCGCGACGAACTGCCGCACCCGCGTCTCGCTCTCCTGCCGCGCGTGCAGCGCGGAGTGGACGTGGTCGAGCATCCGGTTCAGCGCGGCCCCGACCTGCCCGACCTCCGTGCGCGGATCGGCCTCCGCGTCCGGCACGCGCTCGTGCAGGGCCACCTCCCCGCTGTGCAGGCGGAGTTCGGAGACCCGGGTCGCGGTCGCGGCGACGCGCCGCAGCGGCCGCAGCGCCATCCCGACGAGCACACCGCCCGCGAGGCCGGCGGCGACGAGACCGGCCCCGGTCACGCACAGCTCGACGACGACGAGCGTGCCGATGGTGCTGTGCACCTCGGCGAGCGGAACACCGACCAGGAACGCGCCGTCGTCGCCCGCCGTGTACTCGGCCCGGTAGTCGCCGAGCCCCGGCAACTCCACGGTGTGCGGGCGCCCGTCGCGCGGGACGGCTGCCAGCGCCGCCGCCTCCGCCCCCGCCAGCGCGCGGTCCGTGACCTCGGGACGCCCGTCCGTGTCCTGCCGGGTGGAGACGCGGCCGCGGTCGAGCGTGCCGTCGGCGGCCACTTCCGCACCGACCGTGCCCAGCGGCGCACCGCCGCCGGTCACGAAGCGCAGCGGATCGCCCGGCGGCGGACCCACATCGCGCACGCCCGGAGGCGGCCCCGCCGCCCGCAGCGCCAGCTCGTGCAGCTGCTCGTCCTTCTGCCCGTACAGATAGCTGCGCAGCGCGACCGTCGTGACGGTGCCGATCACCGCCGCGACGACGGCGATCAGCGCCACCGCGGACACGACGAGCCGTGTCCGCAGCGACCACTTCCTGCCCGGGCGCTCAGGGGGTGCCCGGTGGATCACCCCTGCTCACCGGGTTTGATC from Streptomyces sp. FIT100 includes these protein-coding regions:
- a CDS encoding glycosyltransferase family 39 protein — its product is MTTTPHARPTGLPPVAEPPADSPTETPADTLAGGPAETAAGAPGAPGARHRAGWGTRWWRGRTEDAAWVRPAFLGLLVLTGMLYLYDLSASGYANSFYSAAVQAGSESWKAFFFGSSDAANSITVDKPPAALWPMALSVRLFGLGSWQILVPEALMGVATVAVVYAAVRRRFSAAAGLIAGAVLACTPVAALMFRFNNPDALLTLLMTVTVYCVLRALEGARTKWLVWAGVAVGFAFLTKTLQAFLILPPLALVHAVCAPTTVRRRLGQLALAGVALIVSGGWWVAIVELWPASSRPYIGGSQNNSFLELTFGYNGLGRINGNETGSVGGGGGGGGGGGGGRQGGGWGETGIGRMFGDSVGGQISWLLPAALLLLVAGLVVTRRARRTDTARAAFLVWGGSLLTTLAVFSFMAGIFHEYYTVALAPYIAALVGMGATVLWEERAHIAARAALAAAAAATAVWAYVLLGRAQDFVPWLGTAVLVCGLMAAIGLPFAGRLALGAAGLGLAAAVAGPVAYTLSTVDTGHQGSIVTAGPASTRGGPGGGGRPGGGGGARMMPPGMGQGQAPSQGQGQGQGQGQMPPMGQGQGRGQAPGQGAVERPAGTGGMGGLLNGPDVSTAVAAELKRNASDFTWAAAAVGSQNAASHQLATGLPVMAIGGFNGSDPSPTLAQFKQYVATGKIHYFIASGGQGGGQGGGEGAGQGGGPGGGTSSEISAWVEENFTRITVGGTTLYDLTAAGQ
- a CDS encoding bifunctional glycosyltransferase family 2/GtrA family protein, with protein sequence MRTDTAAGTLPTREHLPASMAGRPVLDVVIPVHNEEKDLEPCVRRLHGHLARTFPYTFRITVADNASTDRTPEVAAALAAAFPAVRAYRLEEKGRGRALRTAWGASDAPVLAYMDVDLSTDLNALLPLVAPLISGHSDLAIGSRLARASRVVRGPKREFVSRAYNLILRGSLAARFSDAQCGFKAIRRDVAERLLPMVEDTGWFFDTELLVLAERAGLRIHEVPVDWVDDPDSSVHLVRTAVEDLKGVWRVGRALAVGALPLDRLARPFGDDPRDRRLSGVPGGLARQLVGFCVVGALSTLFYLLLYSAFRAGVGPQAANAAALLVSAVANTAANRRLTFGVRGRERAVRHQAQGLVVFAIGLALTSGSLAALDAAAYGEPSHGAELAVLIVANLAATVLRFLLFRAWVFPDQRGDTPAAGPAPGAVPFDGEPTAAMTTTTRTGR
- a CDS encoding ATP-binding protein; protein product: MIHRAPPERPGRKWSLRTRLVVSAVALIAVVAAVIGTVTTVALRSYLYGQKDEQLHELALRAAGPPPGVRDVGPPPGDPLRFVTGGGAPLGTVGAEVAADGTLDRGRVSTRQDTDGRPEVTDRALAGAEAAALAAVPRDGRPHTVELPGLGDYRAEYTAGDDGAFLVGVPLAEVHSTIGTLVVVELCVTGAGLVAAGLAGGVLVGMALRPLRRVAATATRVSELRLHSGEVALHERVPDAEADPRTEVGQVGAALNRMLDHVHSALHARQESETRVRQFVADASHELRTPLASIRGYAELTRRGREAAAPDTRHALGRIEAEADRMTGLVEDLLLLARLDAGRPLSYESTDLSLLVVDAVGDARVAGRDRVWRLELPDEPVTVRGDGARLHQVLVNLLGNARTHTPPGTTVTAGIRRQGPSVVVEIRDDGPGIPPALLPHVFERFARGDASRSRHAGSTGLGLAIVQAVVAAHGGAVGVESVPGRTVFSVRLPAGSPDSHGSPGSFDSHGSLDSYGSRDPREPHGSHDSQAGHRLTTQA